The genomic window TATGGATCAAGTAATGCCATCCTCAATAAAGTGTTGCATTTGATGGAAACAAACATTAACTGCAATAAACCATCTGAAGGAatcaaatatgaaaataaatgtgactTTGTATGTACACGATGTTGCTGTAGTGGTCTGATTTTAttcatgcttttctttttgcaaGCACTATTTAAACTTCAGTTACAGTTGAAAGCACACGCTGCTTAACTGAATTGATTTTGGGTGACGGAACTCACCTGAGGCAAAATAAATCTGCAAATTATAACAGGAAATAGAGCCAACTGATTTGGGTGATTTTAGAAATGGAAATTGAGGTCAAGGGCACACTGGATTTAGTTCAAAACATTTAACAATAATGTAATTTTTAAACAGTGGttgaaacctaaaaaaaaaggcttttttaaAAGTACTAAAAATATGCATTAAAGACATAAAAACAAGCATCAGAGGTGTGTAAAATGATGgcaaacaaatgcaaaacaGGATTTGGCCAAATAACACTCAGGTTTATTTTAGAATTGACTAAATAAAACACTTTAGTGATCAATGCTGAGGTTTGAGTAGAGTGTAAAGCTTACTTACATTGCAAACACAGTTGAAACTCTAAAAGTCGATTTCAAATAAGCCGCCTTTGCATACTTTCTAGGTGTGCGTCATTCGGAAAAAGCCTGGAGCTTACGCACACCTCGTTAAGTATTTCCGGTCGACAGACGTGACGTTTAAAGTTATTAAATACAACTTAGGAATTTTGCATGGTCAATTTTTATATGGTCACTGTATTTTAATAATATAGTGCATATATTTCTTTTAACTCAACAGGTTTCGGTCTCCTTATTGAAGATGAAAAAAAGACGCTCAAAATATGTCATGACATGTTTTAACCAGGTGATGGCGCCATTGTTCAAACTATATCGAATAACTCTGAGCTGTTCAGAATTATCTACCAGGGCATAATAAAGAATAATATTAGTATAGTTCCTTAATATCCGCATCAGCAGATTTAAAATCCCATTTTGAAGATTTGCTGCAAACTCGAAGCTATAATGGAGTAACGAGCCACTGCAAATTAAGATAAGTGAGCTTGGAAGTTTGTGGTAGGCTGCTTTCTGCAGCCAACAAACTTGGGAGCCATCCACAAATCACTTTGTATGAACAGAAGCATTCCTCTGTCCCCCTTGGGTGCACCAGGCTTCATTTGAGTTGCCGCCATGATTCCATGATATATGTTGGGGCCAAGAAGTCATTTGGCTTTCAATTTATTAGCTTGCTGATTTATGCTCACTGCGGAGGCTGTGATGGAGACTCCTACCACAACACCCACCCTCTTTTACTTTACACCCTAACAATCTAGTAATGGATGACGTGAAAGCTGAGCAAGTTGGGTAATTAGAAAAGTCAGGTGGGTGGGGAGAAAAACATTATACCAGTTAATAAGCATGCACTTCATTTATCAGGGAGGATTGAGTCAACCTGATTAaaagtgtgtggggggggtagTGATAAGAGTCGCAGTGTTTGAACATAGTTTGTGGCCTGCGAGGagtgtgcttctttttttttttccctgtgctTTGTGGATTTTCTTTCAGTACTGCCGCTTCCTcaagcattcattttttaaaaacataccAAGATTATTCTTTTGTTCCATTCAGAAAATCCCTGAAACATACGATTGAGAGTTAGCAGCATTTTTGCGGTGTTACAAGGTGTGCGATGCCTTTCTTCTGACTAACAGCCTGCACGGAGCCTCTTCCAATGACCACCGCTGGGAAGGAGGAAGCTCCATTACCACATGACtcactgaaagaaagaaagaaagaaagaaaaaaaaaatacaacgtgAAGTGTTTGGCAGCGTTTCGGAGCAGCTTTGTGAGTAATCTTTGTCCACATCCTGGCCGCTTGACTTTTCTCTCACTTTTTCCATCTAGCGGTCTTACAGAAGTTGAATTTCATGAAACGAAGCACACAAATGAGCCCTTTGAGCTTTGCGAAACATCAGCGGAGAATCAGTCAGTGAAACCATGTTAAAAGGAGTCCAAATTATTTATAAAGCCCTGAATCAGCTCCTTCTTATTTGGATCCAATGTAATCCTATGTGGTGGTCAAAAGTTTTGTCAGGTGTACAGCGACGGTGTGGGGGATGTGCAGAGAGCGTAGTTGCTGACAGGCCTGATGCACCAAGCGTGACACTCCTAGTCCACCAGTGATCTAAAAACCAGATGGAGTCAACAGGGTTAGCGTTGAGGTATGCTGATAATCAGCAATGTGAGAGTTTCCATAACACACATGCCTGCCATCGTAAAGTCTCGGATTGATGAACTGCCACCGCCTATtgttcccagctgactttgagtaAAAGGTCGTCCAGTaggctttattattatttcttttatatTCATATGTTGGCCTATTTGCAATGTCTAGTGCTTAATATGTGCAGTCCACACTATTATTTCACTTGTTTGTTCGAATTTGATGATAGTGACAAAAAGGTTGTTTAATGTGAAAATAGTTTGTCTATATCTTCCTGGCAATTAACTGGCAACTAGTCGAAATGTTATCGCCGTCTTTCAAAGAGTCAGTCAACTCAGATATAGTCGAATAAAATAATGTGGTGGGCCAGACCGGGCCCTCTGCCCTTATGTTTGACACCAATGCTACAGTCGCAACATTAAATCTTGGTGTGATTTCTCGTTAACAAACTAATTCACAATTTTGAAGCGTTTGCACCTACCCAGAAGAACCTCACACTACTTGAAGCTGTTGCTTCAAATTATTCGAGGTGATAATCAAGCTTGAATGACATCACGCCTTGATGACATGCCCAGCTGGGTGACCACACAACTTCCTCCATGATGagtgaaaataaacacaacTCCCAAGAGCAAATACACAAAAAATCTACAATCAGCTGAGCGCTTGGGGGTAAATCTCTCAAAGGATGTGTCCTTGGCTAATTTGTGTCAACCAAAGGCAGGCTGAAGGGTTCCTGTTCCAAAAACAACATCGCTAGAGAGGTAGCCCATTGTGTCctgggtgaggaggaggagaagggaaaggaggaagaagaggtcgCAGAGGTGAGCAGAGATGCAGCTGCAGTTCACGGACCAACCTCGCATCATTTATAATCACGTCTCTCGATGCATTATGGGATATGCTCGTCCGTTCTGAACCCTCGACCCAACGAGTGGAATGACAAAACGAAAAAAGATAAGATTCCAGGCTATTTAATATAGAAGTCAGCAGGATCTTCTGCTGTGTTGTTCTTGGCGAGAGATGGGAGACCCTCCTCCGCCCAGATCATTCCCCGAGTCGTGACACACTCGCCCTCACATCTTCAGTTGATTCGCCGTGATTTGATTTAGGAGTTTGATTCATTCCGTGACCAAGTTCGTAAGTCAAATTGCTGGAATGTTAACTACGTTTTCATCATCGGAATGACATTGGTTAACATCCGCTTGTTGCTTCTTGGACGTGTTTTCTTTTTCGACTTTTGATTATGAATCTATTGcttgcaaaataaatatatagtgTTTGGATTAGGAcgtctttaaaaaatatatattttatattcactACAGAGCAGCGGGCTATTGTTTATAAATTAACATGGCTGATATTTAGGCACAAGTGATTTTGCCACATCAATTTCGCTTAGCAACAAGAGGCCATGCAAATGTGTTATGTAACCAGGAAAAAGATTAAGGGGCGATTCTGTTGATTTATGTGTCTACAGTTTGTCTAGTACGGAATCAAAATTTGATCCCGCTTGTGATGTTGTTCTAATGACTCagggattattttttatttataacatTTCCCTTGGAAGATACATTGGAATTCATCTGTGCCCCACCAATACAAAAACACCACTGTTGCACTGATATGTTGCCCAGTAGATAAATCTGtccgattttattttttttttattccgagAGCTTTACACAAACGCAGCATTTTGTAAACCCAACGCAGCACCTGTTTAAAGCAAAGCCGCGATAAAGCTACTGTAACTCAGACGTTTTCATCGCGTGGGTCACTGCACTGGTCAGCCTGCTGCAGCGGCCCGGGTGAACGTTTGTGTGTGGTCTGCTGGATGCCGCCGAGCTTTTATAGACAGCAGAAGGCACGGCTCACTACGCTCCAGGTTTGAGGATTTAACTGCAGCTGAGGAgccaaaaacacacacgctgAATTTCCACttctaaaacaaaatgtaagGGAAAAGTTAGTTAGTGTGTGTCAACTTCCACTACAGTACATCAACCTTCATTAAATGGGAATGCCTTGCCTAAGGGAGATTCCCTTTCTTATTGGCAGTACAAAAGTCATATTTTATTACTATATTTTGTCATAGAGTAGCAAGACGTTTAttcactgcaaaaaaaagatcAGGCAGCCTAATCCCAGTAATTCGTCGAAGACGATTCACAACAGAGAGAAATTGACGAACTGATATACTAATTAGTTTTCCCCTTCCAAGTAAATCCCTCCGGAATCGAATGTTCTCTCCCAGCCTGCTCTGCCACACTTTTCTTCCATGAACCTCTGCAGTTTTCTCATCACTGCCATTCTGATGTCATCCACATCTTCAAAACAAGTCCTTTGGTGACTCTCTTGACTTTCggtaaaaggaaaataaaatcacacaAACGGTGCTTCTAATCAGACACGGATAGGATCAACACGCAAACATATGTTTTTGCCAGCGTGCCACTGCTGACGGCAGGCCTTGGCTCAGACCGAGTGCAATTGTGCAACAAGCAGGAACAGAAACTCGAAGCCCGATTAGAATGGGCAACATCAAAGCCTGTGTGCTTTAAAGACTTTCTTTTACTGCTAGGTCCAGGAGTCCTGGCTCCTCCATGTCCAGACGGCTTATAAAGGCTCGTTTTTATCCTCACCTCCCTTCTCGACACCCCAAATCATCTCTCACAGGACTGCCGctatcagaataaaaaaaaaaaaaaaaaatcccatgtcTGGATTTCTCTCCTGAATGGCACATTCTGTTACTAACGACAATGTTGTCATCCATCGCTTAACCTCGTTAGCGCCCTGGGGGTTAATTGACCTCTCTCGCCCTTTTTTTAAAGAGCCCTGTCTTTCCTCACGACGCACAGCTGATCCATCTCGGCGAGCTGGCATCGAACTCCGGCTCGCTTTAATGGAGTGAACGCGGATATCACAGGCAATTGTGGGAGCGTCATGGCTACATAGAAAGGGACTGCGGTTTGTTTTTGCAGCAGATACGAGTGGGCCGATAGAGAAACGTTGCCTTCCAAGGCCCCAGCAGAGAAAACAGACAGGTCTCTGTGGATCTGGCTGGGATTCAGATCGTATAGTGAATGAGATCCCGAGCTGCATTGATGTGACCTCTGGGAGGGCGCGCCATCACGCTCATTTTTAGACCGTAATGAATACTTAAAGGATCACAACGACCGAGCGGGAGCTCGTTGATAAGTGGATGAGTGGACACACGTCATGGCGTggactttttttgtatttgcgtGTGTCCTTTCCCGACAGTGGGATGAAGGTTAGGTCTTTATTAAAGATCAACACCGGTGGAGTTGTCCCGTGATGACATCATGTAGTTGAGAACCAGCTGTGTTTTCTCAGAGTCACTTCAGCAGCAAAGAACTGAACTCGGCAGTGCAATCTGCCAAGGATTATAAATATAGAGTTGGCCTAAATACAagcttctatttttttatgtatgtacCGTGCAAAAAGGCCTGCGCCACAAGCTTTGTTGTTTGAATGACCTTTTTTAACCAGTGGCATAGTAAATAACACGATGCAGTTAGCAGGATTACAGGAAATGAGGACAAAACCTATCTATGGAGAGGAGTAGCGACATTGGGTCTAGCGAGAACGTGAGATCTGGATAAAAAGAACTGCTACACTATTTTATGTTATCAGTGGTTTAGTCATCATATTGACCATGTAAAAACCTGAGACTAAATTCAAATACAAATCTCTCCACGATATGAACCACTAATCCGCCATGTTGCCAAGAAGCTTCTCTTTCCACATAAAAACATCACTAGCCTGGAACCCTCCAAAGAATTTGTTCCAGGCTGCACGTCGACCTACACTTTGTTCGTAAATTCAAACAAATTTTCCCCTTGGAAATAATAGAAATGGAATAAATCTGTTCTTTGTTGCAACCGTTGCCATCGTAACATTTTTAATCACCATGTTGAAGTCATATTTTTGACACAAGTGTTAAAAAGGGATTGAAATCAATTCAACAAGTTTGATACTCTGGAAACCATGCAGAAGAAGATCATGTAAGCGCCTGGGAGGTGAGTCTCATCACATTCTGCCATTTAATTATTGATGAATCGTTGCTTTAGCCATTTTGTAGTGAGACGATTTTCTATGTCGCTTTCTAGTTGTTTATACGCTTTTCCTCCTCTGAGGACCTGCTCCATAGAAAATGAATAAAGACTGCTCCTGACCTGCAGGTAATAGGTACTTGCTGAAATCAGTACCATGGACAGTGACAACCCACAGGTGTGTTCACCTTGACAACACACTTTCTGATTCTAGTTCGTCACCTGGATAAACCTTCATTTTAATGCTCATTTATGATCGATTTAATCTTTTTGTTACAATGTAGCCCAAGTTCCACTTAAACAagcatgtgtgtgttattgGTACCTGGAGGTGCTCCCTTTGGAACAATACTTCACTCTCAGGCCTCCGCGAAGATGTAAATGGATGGTTTGGTTGGTGTTGTGACCTCTCACCCCGAGTGCCCCCCGTTTCCTGAACCAGATGCTGCTCCCGTGGACCGGGGCCTTCTCAACCTAAACAAAGTAATCCTCCACTAAACAAGATGGATATTGTATCACCGTGCTAGTAAATACCAGAGGGCCTTGCACACAAAGGTGCCTTCTCCTCTCCATTGGCTATGCCGACTCAACAGGGGGGCTCTGATGCGCGCATTGTTTCATATCCATATGCACAAAGACATAGTGTAGCCTGTGATTTATGATGCTTTTTAATGATCCTTTTAAAATCGACATTTGTGGCTTATAACCAAAACATGCCCTCTTGTGGGGAATATAATTAGAGCATGAGGGAAAAAGTTGGCCAATTTTGGCTGCATGTGCAATGTGTCAGATTGGGCTCATGCGTGTTGCATAATGAGACGCGTTTGATCTCCTTGGGATTAGGTCAGACTATGGAAACATTATTAGCCAACGTCATGTGGGTTGCATGCATGGTTGCATAAGAAAATGTGTGATTCTTGGGGTCTGTGCAGTAAAATGAAGATTGCAGAttgtcccaaaaaaaaattgggctGCGATCTGACCGAGGAGGCAATTTGTCCCTTGACGCAAAATGTTACTGATTTGGTTGCGTACGCTTTTAGTTGTATTGGTTTGTCTATGTTATTTCTTCTTCGAATGTAATGGTGTCTCATTTGTACCGTCTAAAGTGCTTGAAACATGAAAAGGTTTAGGAAATATGTTAACGTGTCATAAACAGATGTAAAGTGAAGGGTGATAATATGCAGATATGATTGAGGTTTTAATGTAATAATATGCTATCCAATAATACTGTGGTTGAAGTGGTGTGCAACTGTACTATTTTGGTTACCAGCTGCATGGGTCAAAATATTGGaccgagagacagacagacagacagacagacaatgcaaagatagatagagatagatagacagatagacagataagGCAAAAGCAAACAACGATTTCTTTTCCCTACTATGATGTAACGATAGAGAACCGTTATCTGGATTTCTTTTGTCACAAGAAGGCCCACCTCTCGAATGACGTCGCTTGCCGTCTCGTCCAATCGCGTGCATTCCCAAAAAGTTTTAAGCCTATAAGATGAGGGCAACTTTCTCAAGTGTCAGAAGATTTGTCCTCCCGGAGGCCTATCTATGGATACTTTGGAGTCTTCTGACTGCACAGACCTCCAGGTGGACTAACCAGAAGACTTGATGACAGGGAGGTAATATTTGGACTCTTTTAGAGGGGGCGCGCTATTTTCGTGTGGCGAGTGGAGATGTCCGAGGAAAATTTGGGGGAAGAGTCGAGCAGCTCCCCGGTCTCCCCTGTGGACAGCCTGAGCAACAGCGAAGGGGAGGCGGACACCCAGCCCAAAAGAAGCGCAAGGAAGCGCAGGCCGAGCAGGAAACAAGCCGCTGAAGACTCGGACAGCCCCATCGCGGCAGGGGGTAAGCGGGGCAAGAAAtcgagcagcagcggcagcccgCAGTCCCTCGAGGAACTCCAGAGCCAGCGAGTCATGGCCAACGTGCGGGAGCGTCAGAGGACTCAGTCGCTCAACGAGGCGTTCGCGTCCCTGCGCAAAATCATCCCCACGCTTCCCTCGGACAAGCTGAGCAAAATACAGACGCTCAAACTGGCCGCCAGGTACATCGACTTCCTGTGCCAGGTGTTGCAGAGCGACGAGCTGGACGCCAAGATGTCCAGCTGCAGCTATGTGGCCCACGAGAGGCTCAGCTACGCCTTCTCCGTGTGGAGGATGGAGGGCGCCTGGTCCATGTCCACATCTCACTAGCACCGGGACGGCTCTGGCCCAACATGGTAGGCAGGGCCGCCGTTATTTTTCCCCACTAGATTGCacgcatgtttttttctttgctgatgTATAGTCCAATATAGTTCCCCCTCCCCTCCGCTAAAATCAATGCATGCCTATTTCTCCGTGCAAAATAAGTTATGCATATTGTCAAATATAGTTTTCCCCCGACTAAAATGCATGCCTGCTTATTTTGCTTGCTAAGTTTCTCCCAGAAATGGCTAGaatgcatatttttttctttgctgtggTGCATCGTGcatattgtcaaatatttgtgTTCACCTTGAAAATGCATGATGCATTATTATATCTACTATATAGACGACTTATAGTACAGGAAACAATCAGGCAAACTACCTGatgcaaattgtttttctcccaaCTATAGCACAAGACAAAATGGCAGTTATAGTTACATTTTGGGCTAAAAtgtaaaacatattttttaatacaatgcattaTAAGGTTCTCTAATATTTGTTATGCAACTAAATTGTAATGTCAATAATTATTCCAactaaaatgtcaaatatgttCAATTAAAATGCATGTTAGGAAATGCCCCATGTATGTAGTTGAAATGCATGATGCAAATAGTCTTTTTCTAATGTGTCACGTGCAAGTAAAATAACACTCTGAACTGATTGCAATGACATCCAATACAAGAACCTGAGACTTAAATCATTGTGTGTGCGGTTGACCCTCACAGGTGACTGCTGATTCTAAACTTCTCACATTCTGACGGGACATACCTGGAGTCCAATGCTGGATACATGGGATCACTATTTAAAGCAAAGACCACGGAGGTGCTGTAGgggattttttgtttgtttgtttttgcagccCCCTCACACCACCCACTCTGTTGACGGTGTATTTACATGTTGTTGACGACGAATGTTGAATATATCACGGCTGACGCCTGTTAAGAAGAATTGCTTTTACTACATGTATTGGGACTTATTTCTGCAAGCAAGGCAGTGTaacttgcatgtgtgtgtg from Syngnathus typhle isolate RoL2023-S1 ecotype Sweden linkage group LG10, RoL_Styp_1.0, whole genome shotgun sequence includes these protein-coding regions:
- the twist1b gene encoding twist-related protein 1b; the protein is MSEENLGEESSSSPVSPVDSLSNSEGEADTQPKRSARKRRPSRKQAAEDSDSPIAAGGKRGKKSSSSGSPQSLEELQSQRVMANVRERQRTQSLNEAFASLRKIIPTLPSDKLSKIQTLKLAARYIDFLCQVLQSDELDAKMSSCSYVAHERLSYAFSVWRMEGAWSMSTSH